Proteins encoded by one window of Chanos chanos chromosome 7, fChaCha1.1, whole genome shotgun sequence:
- the LOC115815908 gene encoding polymeric immunoglobulin receptor-like yields MSPQSLRAHVGETINVTCPARNSGPGTRKFVCKKPCGGNDVSIKSDQPSHGRYTVENSETGQFIVTISKLQKSDAGTYRCGVGGFMYHDVDVTVVGDDEITTSVLKTTTQPAVTDHTGERFVMSPQSLRAHVGETINVTCPARNSGPGTRKFVCKKPCGGNDVSIKSDQPSHGRYTVENSETGQFIVTISKLQKSDAGTYRCGVGGFMYHDVDVTVVGDDEITTSVLKTTTQPAVTDHTGERFVMSPQSLRAHVGETINVTCPARNSGPGTRKFVCKKPCGGNDVSIKSDQPSHGRYTVENSETGQFIVTISKLQKSDAGTYRCGVGGFMYHDVDVTVVGDDEITTSVLKTTTQPAVTDHTG; encoded by the exons atgtccccccagtcactgcgtgcacatgtaggagaaacaattaatgtgacttGCCCAGCCCGTAATTCTGGGCCGGGAAccagaaagtttgtctgtaagaaacCATGCGGTGGGAATGACGTCAGCATCAAGTCTGATCAGCCATCGCATGGGAGATACACAGTGGAgaactcagaaacaggacagttcattgtgaccatcagtaaactgcagaagtcAGATGCTGGGACATACCGGTGTGGAGTGGGCGGCTTTATGTATCATGACGTGGATGTCACAGTTGTGGGcg atgatgaaattaccacttctgttttgaagacGACTACTCAGCCCGCTGTGACAGATCATACAG gtgagaggtttgtgatgtccccccagtcactgcgtgcacatgtaggagaaacaattaatgtgacttGCCCAGCCCGTAATTCTGGGCCGGGAAccagaaagtttgtctgtaagaaacCATGCGGTGGGAATGACGTCAGCATCAAGTCTGATCAGCCATCGCATGGGAGATACACAGTGGAgaactcagaaacaggacagttcattgtgaccatcagtaaactgcagaagtcAGATGCTGGGACATACCGGTGTGGAGTGGGCGGCTTTATGTATCATGACGTGGATGTCACAGTTGTGGGcg atgatgaaattaccacttctgttttgaagacGACTACTCAGCCCGCTGTGACAGATCATACAG gtgagaggtttgtgatgtccccccagtcactgcgtgcacatgtaggagaaacaattaatgtgacttGCCCAGCCCGTAATTCTGGGCCGGGAAccagaaagtttgtctgtaagaaacCATGCGGTGGGAATGACGTCAGCATCAAGTCTGATCAGCCATCGCATGGGAGATACACAGTGGAgaactcagaaacaggacagttcattgtgaccatcagtaaactgcagaagtcAGATGCTGGGACATACCGGTGTGGAGTGGGCGGCTTTATGTATCATGACGTGGATGTCACAGTTGTGGGcg atgatgaaattaccacttctgttttgaagacGACTACTCAGCCTGCTGTGACAGATCATACAGGTTAG